The Toxorhynchites rutilus septentrionalis strain SRP chromosome 3, ASM2978413v1, whole genome shotgun sequence genome includes a region encoding these proteins:
- the LOC129773227 gene encoding uncharacterized protein LOC129773227 → MPTFKVFVHDDSVSVACFSETWLNNSIPDQAVSIPGYRLVRNDRAYKRGGGIAIYIRENILSKTVYSTNLTASSICKTECLAVELKISGAVMLVAAIYNPPDNDVSTFMQCELATLLSTYEHCVLTGDLNTDWLRRSTRKERLEEIFTTYTMTVLGTEPTHFYDDGCSQLDLLVTNRPDVVTTFQQVSVPGLSKHDLIFCSCNINTCAIDQHSVETYRDYVNFDPNLLRDSINGISWDIFRNINDVNQLTEYFNSSIMSVHDSCIPLRTVRHRQHYNTWFNDAIRKAIVERDMAYSDWRTAPMEYKDGKKQIYTQLRNRTNALVRRVKSEHINRNIVVAGSTMNLWKMVRGLGIGKVQDQEDCSFDPNMINHHFAGQFTIDNADSYETRRPQPVGGFSFQQIAAHEVLNAFCEVKSNAVGTDEIPTKFLKIILPLIIDHIVHLYNMIIKTLTFPEAWKCAKIIPLRKKKHLNSVENLRPISLLSVLSKVLEKVLKQQISTYFTSMNLLNDDQAGFRRGHGVKTALLRVYDDIAGLIDRKDKVALLLIDFSKAFDTISHCRLLHKLHERFHFSSSAVGLMKSYLAGRTQIYLEKSFWKRIIVVAHSGCEHLQDTWSGSIRVPLLAFDVSFLE, encoded by the exons ATGCCAACGTTCAAAGTCTTTGTGCACGACGATTCT GTATCCGTCGCTTGCTTCTCGGAAACATGGCTAAATAATTCCATTCCTGACCAAGCCGTTTCTATACCTGGTTACCGTCTCGTACGGAACGATCGGGCGTACAAAAGGGGTGGTGGAATTGCCATCTATATTCGTGAAAATATCCTTTCCAAAACGGTTTATTCTACGAATCTGACTGCTTCGTCGATATGCAAAACGGAATGCCTGGCTGTGGAGCTTAAAATAAGCGGTGCTGTAATGTTGGTCGCCGCGATCTACAACCCGCCGGACAATGATGTTTCAACTTTTATGCAGTGTGAATTGGCAACCTTATTATCAACTTATGAGCATTGCGTGCTTACCGGAGATCTTAACACTGATTGGTTACGAAGAAGTACCAGAAAAGAACGCCTAGAAGAAATATTCACAACGTATACCATGACTGTATTAGGCACCGAGCCAACTCATTTCTATGATGATGGTTGCTCTCAACTGGACTTGCTTGTCACTAACCGACCAGATGTAGTAACCACCTTTCAACAAGTGTCCGTGCCTGGCCTGTCTAAACACGATCTCATTTTCTGCTCGTGTAACATCAACACGTGTGCTATTGATCAACATTCCGTGGAAACCTACCGAGACTATGTAAATTTCGACCCAAATTTACTGCGAGATAGCATCAATGGAATTTCTTGGGACATCTTCCGCAATATTAACGACGTCAATCAACTTACTGAATACTTCAACAGTAGTATTATGTCCGTCCATGACTCGTGTATCCCACTACGGACTGTCCGACATCGCCAGCATTACAATACTTGGTTTAATGATGCTATACGTAAGGCAATCGTAGAGAGAGACATGGCTTATAGTGACTGGAGGACTGCTCCCATGGAATATAAGGATGGAAAAAAGCAAATATATACGCAGCTAAGAAATAGGACAAATGCTCTTGTTCGACGTGTCAAATCGGAGCACATCAATCGAAATATTGTGGTTGCTGGCTCAACAATGAACCTGTGGAAGATGGTGAGAGGTCTTGGTATTGGGAAGGTGCAAGATCAAGAAGATTGTTCTTTCGATCCAAACATGATAAATCATCATTTTGCCGGTCAATTCACTATCGACAATGCTGACAGTTACGAAACCCGAAGACCACAACCTGTCGGTGGATTCTCTTTCCAACAAATTGCAGCGCACGAAGTGTTGAATGCGTTTTGTGAAGTCAAGTCAAATGCTGTTGGAACCGACGAGATTCCCACCAAATTTCTTAAAATAATTCTTCCACTCATCATCGATCACATTGTGCACCTCTACAACATGATCATTAAGACATTGACATTCCCGGAGGCTTGGAAGTGCGCCAAAATAATCCCTCTGAGAAAGAAGAAACATCTAAACTCTGTCGAAAACCTCCGCCCTATCAGCTTGTTGAGTGTTTTGTCTAAGGTTTTGGAGAAGGTACTGAAGCAACAAATCAGTACCTATTTTACATCGATGAATCTACTAAATGATGACCAAGCGGGTTTCCGGCGTGGTCATGGTGTAAAAACTGCGTTGCTTCGTGTTTATGACGATATTGCTGGACTGATTGACAGAAAGGATAAGGTGGCTTTACTGCTGATTGATTTCAGCAAAGCTTTCGACACAATATCTCATTGTCGACTCTTGCATAAGCTACATGAGCGCTTCCATTTCTCATCATCTGCTGTTGGCCTCATGAAGTCGTATTTGGCCGGGAGAACGCAAATT TACCTGGAAAAGAGCTTCTGGAAACGGATCATCGTAGTAGCACACAGTGGGTGTGAACATCTACAAGACACTTGGTCCGGAAGTATTCGGGTGCCACTGCTGGCGTTCGATGTGTCCTTTTTGGAGTAG